The Microplitis demolitor isolate Queensland-Clemson2020A chromosome 9, iyMicDemo2.1a, whole genome shotgun sequence genomic sequence TGTTAAAGTGCgcagtgaaaataatatttcccgAGCTGACATGATACAACTGATGATGGAGACCAAAAACCCACACCACAATGGCCAGTTGAATATCACAGACATGACTGCACaggcatttgttttctttcTTGCCGGTTTCGATACGACCGCGGGTCTGATGTGTTTTATGGCCCACCATCTGGCAGAGAATCCAGAAATGCAAGAAGAGTTGCAGCAAGAAGTTGATCAAGTCTATGAAGATTTCAATGGGAACCCTAGTTACGAATCGATCAATGGTATGAAGTATTTAGACGCTTTTCTTAATGAGACCATGAGAATTTATCCCATAGCCTCAATGGTTGACCGAGTTTGTATCAAAGACTATGAGTTGCCTCCAGTGGTCCCTGGGGAAGATAAATATATCCTGAAAGCCGGTGACTACGTTTGGTTTCCAGTCTATCCAATTCACAGAGACCCAAATTACTATCCAGACCCAGATAAATTTGATCCCAGACGATTTCTGGATAATGCCAAAGCTTTTACCAACTCTCCGACTTATTTGCCGTTTGGTATCGGGCCCCGCATGTGCATTGGCAATAGATTCGCGTTGCTGGAGACCAAGATACTGTTCTTTTATTTGGTGAAAAGGTGCTGGTTCAAGCCGAGCAAGAAGATGCTACGACCTCTGAAACTTAGTAAGACTAGTATCGCGATGACTCCGCAAGGAGGCTTCTGGGTTGATCTTCAAGTCAGAAAATAGTTAAAGataatatcattttaatttagcgTGGGGTTAAATGTCTTGgcttaatttacaaataatttaatcaaacgatgaaaaaaaaaaatcacaaacaGTCTTATCATATTATGCAAGTTATTTAATCAACTGACCGGTCGATAAATATTCAGTCGCATTCCAAGCACTCAGCAATTAACTTTCACAATGCTATACTacttaataacattaataataactcTACTTGTCATCAAATGCTCGAAATTAAAAGACAAGTTTGCGAATACATCAATTCCTTATATAAAACCATGGCCAATTTTTGGAAACATGGCGGAGCCGCTGTTTCGGAAAATTTCATTAGCGGAACatttgcaaaaattttataatcttaacaaaaattcaaagtactttGGATTCTATGATTTCAACTCACCGGTGATTGTGATTAGTGATCCAGAATTAGTGAGGGAAGTGGGAATAAAAAGCTTTGACAACTTTACTGATCACCGAGGGTTCGCGGATCCGAGTTTGGACCCGCTGTTTAGCAAGAATTTGTTCTCACTTCGAGGTGATGAGTGGCGAGAAATTCGTAATCTGTTGAGCCCAGCATTCACGTCAAGCAAGATGAAGACTATGTTCAAATTAATGCGTGTATGCAGTGAAAACTTTGTAAACTATTTTCATGAGCGTGCAAAAAGTCAGTTATTTACCCTCAGGACTAAGGATGCATTTACTCGCTACACTAATGATGTGATCGCGAGCTGCGCTTTTGGAATTACCGTCAACTCGCTCCGAGATCCAGATAATAAGTTTTACAAAATCGGTCGTAAGTCAACAAATTTTGACGGAATTTtgtcattgaaatttttttgtctaagaAGTTTTccaactttatttaaattactgagGATCAAACTCTTCGATAAAGAAAcggatgatttttttcaaaaagtcgTCAGTGATACGATCAAAGCACGCGaccaagaaaatatttaccgACCGGATATGATTCAGTTGATGATGGAGTCAAGGTCTAGTTTGAATGAACTTACGATCCAAGACATGACAGCTcaagcatttattttttttttcggaggcTTTGATTCAACCTCTGAATTTTTGTGCTTTGTAGCCCACGAGCTGGcggaaaattttcagatcCAAGAAAAATTACGACAAGAAGTTGATCAAGTCTATGATGAATTTGATGGAATGCCGAGTTATGAAGCGATCAATGGGATGAAATATTTAGAAGCTGTACTCAATGAGACAATGAGACTCTATCCGATTGCGATTTTTATCGATCGGGTTTGTGTCAAAGACTACGAGCTCCCTCCTGTGATGCCTGGGGAAGAGAAATACCTTCTAAAGACCGGTGACTGCGTCTGGTTTCCAATCTATCCCATTCATAGGGACCCAGGTTACTATTCCGAGCCGGATAAATTCAATCCCGAACGATTTCTGGACAATGGAATAATCACTAGTAATTCACCGACTTACATTCCGTTTGGTATTGGACCCAGAATGTGCATTGGCAATAGATTTGCGTTGCTGGaaaccaaaataatatttttttatttaatcagaaaGTGTTTTTTGAAACCGAGCAAAAACATGATAAGACCGATGAGATTAAGTAAGAAAAGTTTTACTCTGGCTGCGGAAGGTGGATTTTGGGTTGACATTGAATCGAGATTTTAGGGGAAAACgggtcatttaaatttttttaaaaatcctttATTCTTAATATCGAAACTGGGGTAAAATAGTCCGTCTAATATTttcgaatttcaaaaaaaattttaataattttttttaaaaattctttgaattgGGGTAAAATAggtcgttaaaaaattttgaatttatacaaatgtaatatttaacgatctattttatcttttaataaaaaaagtgaattgctatgcaaataaataaatttataatgctaataatagtaataataatcaatattataatgtATGCATGAGTAGCATTGTGTAAATGTCAACGTCATCGACAATGTTACAATTTGTCAATAACAATCacgtcatatatatatagacatgtGTGTAATACATAATAGAGCGAGTACAGTAGGATATAAACTGCATCTGATGTTAATAGATCGATTATCTGTAACAGTAAGCAGTAAAATAGTGGAAACAACTTAACAGTGACGCCTACGTCGTATCTTAACGCGAAACCAACTAATCGATTAAACTCCAAGCTTTTGTTACAACTAAATATAAACCGCAATCTGTCTTGTGCAACTCAATTTAATCACTTTGAATTCtgtaataagttatttaataagaaataaaaaaatttttaaataaatatttaatttttttttttttttgtattaaaaatagccTCGGAGAAAAGTTTGTGAATAGAGTTTATTGTAGCGTTGATCATTTGTTATGcctttaaaaatgataatgccAAGAGAAGACGCGAGCTGTCGGGCAAAGAAGCGCGAAACGATTTATCAGGTGACGGGTGACAAGGTCGACACTTTTGCTTCTTCTTTTCATCCTTCTTCCCACACATCCACAGATACATCAGACACATGCACTCGTTTATTTTGCTTTAGGAACGTTAATTatattctaaatatttaacattttattttttcatctaaagGTCGAGAGTTCGAAtcctgatcaaatttttttcaaataagttAAATGTAGTAAAGTTTAAAGGCCAGTAATTCTTTAAATATCAGTTTTATCGAAAAAGATATAGAATAcaaaattgtagaaaatttaattctctataaatttgGTCCTGAcaaaaaatctcataaatCTAGTAGTTAATGAGATACAGCCGTTTCAACGTAAGTATAATTAGAGATacataatcaaattaaaattattaatcttaaaatttaaaattgctaCAGttctattaaatatcaattttatcaaaaatatcaatcaaTACAAAATTGTGGGAAATTTAGTTCTCTAGAAATTTTGTCTTAAAGAAAATGCGATAAATCTAATAGTTCATTAGATATAgccattaattattgaaaaaaatttaagtaaacttTTCTgagcataaatattttattctttttgaaaccattcaataattattggagTGATTAACCTTTATCATAGGTCagtttgaagaaaaattcatAGAGAACAAgatgaaaattgaataatcaTACTCATACGACAAAGCTCtatgagtttttaattaaacatatttttgaactttaCTGTACTCAGATCCTTGttaaggatttttttaaaatttattactcgttcatacttaaatattaaataagctTTAAATTGACCTATCTCAAAGGTTaatttcacaaataattaccaagtaattataatccttgacgataaaaataaaaaaagtattttttaaaaaagttgagatattttgtaaacaaatttttttttttttttttttttacgaacatTGAAGTTGTTTGAGTGGTTctagaaaacaataaatatcttTTCTTTATATAGTTTGTCGATGAAAAGTTTAAGTATCGCATTATTTTTCCATCTTGATAGTgcaatatttcattttattcgcTGACGTCGATGATCAAAGACTTTTATGATGAAACAAAATCTCAAGATATATCAACATATGTTggtatataaaatgtatataaaaaaataggcTAACgcttacttaaatatatttttatattaaatttttttattattttattttttagccttgagatcattaatcatttcgcgtaaattaaaaaaaggtaTCGATTAAAAGGTAATTTAGCGGCTTCTATTCTTAGAAATTACAAAGAGAAGAtaatagatgaattttataaaaaatttttgttttaatcaataacttttcgaatttttgaaaattttaaattttcttagcaggaagtcaaaaaaaatataatctcgACTATGATTGtatagaatttaaatgaaataatttaattaaatagagaGGTGTAAAACAGTAGATAATATTGAGGATTAAAAAGCAATATATAAGTGATAGTTTGGGGAGAAGAGAAAATAAAGGAACATACAAGTAGAAATGACTCGAATCGGGGGACCGAAAGTAATAGGCTAGACAGACTGTAGGATAAAACCAAAAAGGGGAAGACGGGGCCACATAACAGGACAGAAGAGAAATGAAACGATAGGGCGATGGGCAATAGGCGATGGAAAAACGGAGAAACCTATTAGCGAGGGGATAAGGAATATACAGAACTCCGAGATTATATTAAACTTTCTCATCCAAATCTCATCCGCTTGCAttatacaatattattaaattacctcTATAATAAACCTTGAGCCTATCTTAAAACAATTTCCTCAATAATAAACGCtagtctaaaaattttatcattttacaaatatcacacactcgaaaaaattatcggagtgaattcggaacCCTCGGAGGGAAATTAACTCCGaaaaagagttaaaaataaactttaattaaattttaaaaaagattgttaactatttttgaatttcattatctttgataaatattttcttagcTCATTCTAGATCTCTACTCATCAAAACTTGTGGTCTAACCTTTAATTTCcgctatttaaaattagtacaCGATAATTACTTCCGGTTTTATTGAACATTCCAGTGG encodes the following:
- the LOC128668584 gene encoding cytochrome P450 9e2-like, which produces MLYYLITLIITLLVIKCSKLKDKFANTSIPYIKPWPIFGNMAEPLFRKISLAEHLQKFYNLNKNSKYFGFYDFNSPVIVISDPELVREVGIKSFDNFTDHRGFADPSLDPLFSKNLFSLRGDEWREIRNLLSPAFTSSKMKTMFKLMRVCSENFVNYFHERAKSQLFTLRTKDAFTRYTNDVIASCAFGITVNSLRDPDNKFYKIGRKSTNFDGILSLKFFCLRSFPTLFKLLRIKLFDKETDDFFQKVVSDTIKARDQENIYRPDMIQLMMESRSSLNELTIQDMTAQAFIFFFGGFDSTSEFLCFVAHELAENFQIQEKLRQEVDQVYDEFDGMPSYEAINGMKYLEAVLNETMRLYPIAIFIDRVCVKDYELPPVMPGEEKYLLKTGDCVWFPIYPIHRDPGYYSEPDKFNPERFLDNGIITSNSPTYIPFGIGPRMCIGNRFALLETKIIFFYLIRKCFLKPSKNMIRPMRLSKKSFTLAAEGGFWVDIESRF